In Ovis aries strain OAR_USU_Benz2616 breed Rambouillet chromosome 14, ARS-UI_Ramb_v3.0, whole genome shotgun sequence, a single genomic region encodes these proteins:
- the MATCAP1 gene encoding microtubule-associated tyrosine carboxypeptidase 1, with amino-acid sequence MVLDSGAQVYEQAPPSPPASPSSLAHRRGPSDRNGTALFPWPQSLALPLALSVPSALRPRAERQPFSELHLGHRGHMRRSESTYTVNSTGRRGGSTQSRAPPGRGRDPGRGTLRPAASLPHIAKARKEAGHGASKSPCMLVALRPTNMDRERDKFFQSHYTYNPQFEYQEPMPTAVLEKYCEASGQFIHQAVGIIEAVLEKFGTYEHFEAATGGQLLTKCQIWSIVRRYMQKEGCVGEVVVQLSEDLLSQAVMMVENSRPTLAINLTGARQYWLEGMLRHEIGTHYLRGVNNARQPWHSAEGRQQYGLRPANPTEEGLASLHSVLFRKQPFLWRAALLYYTIHRAARMSFRQLFQDLARYVQDADVRWEYCVRAKRGQTDTSLPGCFSKDQVYLDGILRILRHRQTIDFPLLTSLGKVSYEDVDHLRPHGVLDNTRVPHFMQDLARYRQQLEHIMTTNRLDEAELGRLLPD; translated from the exons ATGGTGCTGGACTCAGGTGCTCAGGTGTATGAGCAGGCACCCCCCAGCCCGCCAGCCAGCCCCTCCTCCTTGGCCCATAGGCGGGGGCCCTCAGACCGAAATGGGACAGCGCTGTTCCCCTGGCCTCAGTCCCTGGCCCTGCCCCTGGCTCTGTCCGTCCCCTCAGCCCTGCGGCCCCGGGCAGAGAGGCAGCCCTTCTCAGAGCTGCACTTGGGCCACCGTGGACACATGCGGCGCAGCGAGAGCACCTACACCGTGAACAGTACTGGCCGGCGGGGGGGCAGCACCCAGAGTCGGGCCCCGCCTGGACGGGGACGGGACCCAGGTAGGGGCACCCTGCGGCCTGCAGCCTCCCTGCCTCATATCGCTAAGGCTCGAAAGGAGGCAGGCCATGGTGCCAGCAAGAGCCCCTGCATGTTGGTGGCTCTGCGGCCAACCAATATGGACCGCGAGCGGGACAAGTTCTTCCAGTCCCATTACACCTACAACCCACAGTTCGAGTACCAGGAACCCATGCCCACGGCTGTGCTGGAGAAATACTGTGAGGCCTCTGGACAGTTCATTCATCAG GCAGTTGGCATCATCGAGGCTGTCCTGGAGAAGTTTGGGACCTATGAACACTTCGAGGCTGCAACGGGGGGCCAGCTGCTGACCAAGTGCCAGATCTGGTCCATTGTGCGCAGATACATGCAGAAGGAGGGCTGCGTCGGGGAG GTAGTGGTGCAGCTGAGTGAGGACCTCCTGTCCCAGGCAGTGATGATGGTGGAGAACAGCCGACCAACATTGGCCATCAACCTGACTGGAGCCCGCCAGTACTGGTTGGAGGGCATGCTGCGGCACGAGATAG GTACCCACTACCTTCGGGGCGTGAACAACGCACGACAGCCGTGGCACAGCGCCGAGGGCCGGCAGCAGTACGGGCTGAGGCCAGCAAACCCCACGGAGGAGGGCCTGGCCAGCCTGCACAGCGTGCTGTTCCGCAAGCAGCCCTTCCTGTGGCGCGCGGCACTGCTCTACTATACGATACATCGTGCCGCCCGCATGTCCTTTCGCCAGCTCTTCCAGGACCTGGCGCGCTACGTGCAGGATGCCGATGTGCGCTGGGAGTACTGCGTGCGTGCCAAGCGTGGCCAGACTGACACCTCGCTGCCTG GCTGCTTCAGCAAGGACCAGGTATACCTGGATGGCATCCTGCGCATTCTGCGGCATCGCCAGACCATTGACTTCCCACTGCTGACCTCGCTGGGCAAG GTTTCCTATGAGGATGTGGATCACCTCCGGCCCCACGGGGTGCTGGACAACACCCGGGTGCCCCACTTCATGCAGGACTTAGCACGCTACCGGCAGCAGCTGGAACACATCATGACCACCAACCGGCTGGATGAGGCAGAGCTGGGCCGCCTGCTGCCTGACTGA